A region from the Deltaproteobacteria bacterium genome encodes:
- a CDS encoding DUF2007 domain-containing protein yields MAYVDVFRTVDVTTLAVVKSVLDGAGITYVVQGESALSLLPVGPLWGGFGSAGMAATIQVPEEEAEDALELLQEVTDPDPDTE; encoded by the coding sequence ATGGCTTACGTAGACGTGTTTCGGACGGTAGATGTCACCACCCTGGCCGTGGTCAAGTCCGTCCTCGACGGTGCCGGCATCACCTATGTGGTGCAGGGCGAATCGGCGCTAAGCCTGTTGCCGGTGGGGCCGCTGTGGGGCGGGTTCGGCTCCGCGGGCATGGCTGCCACCATCCAGGTGCCGGAAGAAGAAGCCGAGGACGCGCTGGAACTGCTGCAGGAAGTCACCGATCCGGACCCGGATACGGAATGA
- the surE gene encoding 5'/3'-nucleotidase SurE yields MKLLLTNDDGIDAPGLEVLERAVREWADPVVVAPAVGKSGVGHQVTTDRPIPVEQRDARHYSVEGMPADCVRIGLTEIVPDAAWVLAGVNRGANLGADVYISGTVAAAREAALLGCRALAISQYVAKGLELDWDAVFRRAALLLRRLLTTELSQGEYWNANMPHLPEEAEVDAVVCPLDTRPLGVAYRREDGAFIYQAEYRKRPRQPGRDVDVCLGGRIAVTRLVLDIAGAAVNPDPSALEEAAGRVRTL; encoded by the coding sequence GTGAAACTTCTGTTGACCAACGATGACGGCATCGACGCGCCGGGCCTGGAGGTGCTGGAGAGGGCGGTGCGCGAGTGGGCCGACCCGGTGGTGGTGGCACCGGCCGTGGGGAAGTCGGGCGTCGGCCACCAGGTGACCACGGACCGGCCCATTCCCGTGGAACAGCGCGACGCGCGTCACTACAGCGTGGAGGGGATGCCCGCGGATTGCGTCCGGATCGGGCTCACGGAGATCGTTCCGGATGCGGCATGGGTGCTGGCGGGGGTGAACCGGGGAGCGAACCTCGGGGCCGACGTCTACATCTCGGGCACGGTGGCCGCGGCGCGGGAGGCGGCGTTGCTGGGCTGCCGCGCGCTGGCAATTTCCCAGTACGTCGCCAAGGGCTTGGAACTGGACTGGGATGCGGTGTTCCGCAGGGCCGCGCTGCTGCTCCGGCGGCTGCTGACCACGGAGCTCTCCCAGGGCGAGTACTGGAACGCCAACATGCCGCATCTGCCCGAGGAAGCAGAGGTGGACGCCGTGGTCTGCCCCCTGGACACCCGGCCCCTGGGCGTGGCTTACCGCAGAGAGGACGGCGCGTTCATCTACCAGGCGGAGTATCGCAAGCGCCCGCGGCAGCCCGGCCGGGACGTGGACGTGTGCCTGGGCGGGCGCATCGCGGTCACGCGGCTGGTGCTGGACATCGCCGGCGCGGCGGTGAACCCCGACCCGAGCGCGTTGGAAGAGGCCGCCGGCCGGGTGCGAACGCTGTAG
- the argS gene encoding arginine--tRNA ligase codes for MNAADFRQEAAEVIARHAELESDAVARMLTVPPRPDMGDFAFPCFTLAKKLRKAPPLIAQELAEKASADLDLLSGADAAGGYVNLSVDRTRFAEAVLREAAAAGEAYGRCEDGAGETVAIDYSSPNIAKPFHVGHLRSTIIGGALVRIFEALGHEVVGINHVGDWGTQFGRQITGLKHFGKPGDENDLMSLNRLYVKFHEVADGAPELVEEAREWFRRQEAGDPEALELWRRIRDTSLDYFKHIYERLGVRFDSYTGESFFNDKMDAVIEEARAKGLATESDGALIIDLSGEGIDTPALLEKADGTTLYLTRDVAAARYRHDTYGCDRIVYVVASGQSLHFHQLFTVLKLLGHPWWQDCVHVNFGLVQGMSTRQGNVIYLEELLDEARQRALTYMREQIEKRLELDDEETVAEAVGIAAIFFADLSKQRIKDYRFDWDLAISFDGDTGPYLMSAHARIAGILRNCGLEPDPEADVSPLVEPEAHRLVSLVARYPDVLREAGRLYEPSVLCNYLLELARGLHGSYAVLRVKGEETGKAQARLLLFTAVKQVLRSGLTILGIRPLERM; via the coding sequence ATGAACGCGGCCGACTTTCGTCAAGAGGCCGCCGAGGTGATCGCGCGGCACGCGGAGCTGGAATCGGACGCGGTGGCGCGCATGCTGACGGTGCCGCCCAGGCCGGACATGGGCGATTTCGCCTTCCCGTGCTTCACGCTGGCCAAGAAGCTGCGCAAGGCGCCGCCGCTCATCGCGCAGGAGCTCGCGGAGAAGGCGTCGGCGGACCTGGACCTCCTGTCCGGCGCCGACGCGGCGGGGGGCTACGTCAACCTGTCGGTGGACCGCACGCGTTTCGCCGAGGCGGTGCTGCGCGAGGCGGCAGCGGCGGGGGAGGCCTACGGCCGCTGCGAGGACGGCGCGGGCGAGACCGTCGCCATCGACTACTCGTCGCCCAACATCGCCAAGCCTTTCCACGTGGGACACCTGCGCTCCACCATCATCGGCGGGGCGCTGGTGCGCATCTTCGAGGCCCTGGGCCATGAGGTCGTGGGCATCAACCATGTGGGCGACTGGGGCACCCAGTTCGGCCGGCAGATCACCGGGCTCAAGCACTTCGGCAAGCCCGGCGACGAGAACGACCTGATGAGCCTCAACCGGCTCTACGTCAAGTTTCACGAAGTCGCCGACGGCGCGCCGGAGCTGGTGGAGGAGGCGCGCGAGTGGTTCCGCCGCCAGGAAGCCGGCGATCCGGAGGCGCTGGAGCTGTGGCGCCGCATTCGCGACACCAGCCTCGACTATTTCAAGCACATCTACGAGCGATTGGGCGTGCGCTTCGACTCCTACACCGGCGAGTCGTTCTTCAACGACAAGATGGACGCCGTCATCGAGGAGGCCCGCGCCAAGGGGCTGGCCACGGAGTCCGACGGCGCCCTCATCATCGACCTGTCGGGAGAGGGCATCGATACGCCCGCGCTCCTGGAAAAGGCCGACGGCACCACCCTGTACCTGACCCGGGATGTGGCGGCGGCGCGCTACCGCCACGACACCTACGGCTGCGACCGCATCGTCTACGTGGTGGCCAGCGGCCAGTCGCTCCATTTTCACCAGCTCTTCACGGTCCTGAAGCTCCTGGGACACCCTTGGTGGCAAGACTGTGTGCACGTGAACTTCGGCCTGGTGCAGGGCATGTCCACCCGCCAGGGCAACGTCATCTACCTGGAGGAACTGCTGGACGAGGCCCGGCAACGGGCGCTGACGTACATGCGCGAGCAGATCGAGAAGCGCCTGGAACTCGACGACGAGGAAACCGTGGCGGAAGCCGTGGGCATCGCCGCCATCTTCTTCGCCGACCTGTCCAAGCAGCGCATCAAGGACTACCGCTTCGACTGGGACCTGGCCATCTCCTTCGACGGCGACACCGGCCCGTATCTCATGAGCGCCCACGCGCGCATCGCCGGCATCCTGCGCAACTGCGGCCTCGAGCCCGACCCGGAGGCCGACGTGAGCCCGCTGGTGGAGCCCGAGGCGCACCGGTTGGTGAGCCTGGTGGCCCGTTACCCCGACGTGTTGCGGGAGGCGGGACGCCTCTACGAGCCTTCGGTCCTGTGCAACTACCTGTTGGAGCTGGCGCGCGGCCTGCACGGCAGTTACGCGGTGCTGCGCGTCAAGGGGGAGGAAACGGGCAAGGCGCAGGCGCGGCTGCTGCTTTTCACCGCGGTGAAGCAGGTGCTCCGGAGCGGCCTGACGATCCTCGGCATACGGCCACTGGAACGGATGTAG
- a CDS encoding Fic family protein translates to MTITTPPYALNSTILDLAERIGEAIGRAEDAAVRADLLLRRANRIRTIHGSLAIEGNTLTEEQVSTILEGKPVIAPLREIQEVRNAIKAYEQFPRWNPGREADLLNAHGVLMAGLLDAPGRYRRGGVGVMGPAEVHHIGPPADRVPHLMSNLLSWLDSTEEHPVIASSVFHYEFEFIHPFEDGNGRMGRLWQTLVLTRWKPLFAHVPVESLVHARQNEYYDAIRTSSAHGESTPFIIFMLEAILEAVRGFGATDQVSDQVSDQVTRLLAALRGGPKSATQLLAALGLSHRPTLRRNYIRPALDAGLVEMTRPESPTARNQQYRLRGVGGR, encoded by the coding sequence ATGACGATCACGACACCCCCATACGCCCTCAACTCGACCATTCTCGACCTTGCCGAACGGATCGGCGAAGCCATCGGGCGGGCGGAAGACGCAGCGGTTCGGGCGGACCTTCTGCTGCGCCGCGCCAATCGTATCCGCACCATTCACGGTTCGCTGGCCATCGAAGGCAACACCCTCACGGAAGAACAGGTCTCGACCATCCTCGAAGGCAAACCGGTGATCGCGCCGCTTCGGGAAATTCAGGAAGTCCGCAACGCCATCAAGGCCTATGAACAGTTCCCGCGATGGAACCCCGGCCGCGAGGCCGATCTGCTGAACGCGCACGGCGTACTGATGGCCGGGTTGCTGGACGCTCCGGGCCGCTACCGGCGCGGCGGCGTGGGCGTAATGGGACCCGCGGAAGTACACCACATCGGCCCTCCGGCTGACCGCGTGCCGCACCTCATGTCGAACCTGCTTTCGTGGTTGGACAGCACCGAAGAGCACCCGGTCATTGCCAGCTCCGTGTTTCACTACGAGTTCGAGTTCATTCATCCCTTCGAGGACGGTAACGGCAGGATGGGTCGACTCTGGCAGACCTTGGTCCTGACGCGGTGGAAGCCTCTGTTCGCTCATGTCCCGGTTGAAAGTCTGGTACATGCACGACAGAACGAGTACTACGACGCAATCCGGACCAGTTCCGCCCACGGCGAAAGCACCCCGTTCATCATTTTCATGCTGGAGGCCATTCTTGAAGCCGTTCGCGGTTTCGGTGCCACCGACCAAGTAAGCGACCAGGTAAGCGACCAAGTAACCCGATTGCTCGCCGCACTCCGGGGCGGCCCGAAATCTGCCACTCAACTCCTGGCAGCGCTCGGACTGTCGCACCGTCCGACGCTTCGCAGAAACTACATTCGACCGGCGCTCGACGCCGGATTGGTCGAAATGACTCGCCCGGAGTCGCCGACAGCGAGGAACCAGCAGTATCGCCTGCGGGGCGTGGGCGGACGGTAG
- the ppk2 gene encoding polyphosphate kinase 2, producing MDNKRYEKELLRLQIELVTMLEWIKQHGLKVVVLFEGRDAAGKGGVIKRITQHLSPRICRVVALPAPTEREKTQWYFQRYVPHLPAAGEMVLFDRSWYNRAGVERVMGFCTHEEYQEFLRSCPEFERMLVRSGITVIKYWFSISDEEQERRFRSRLQLKHKRWKLSPMDLESRRRWVDYSRAKDEMFAHTDIKQAPWYVVEADVKKHARLNCISHLLSMIPYEDRTPEPIKLPKRTDAGAYVRPPITDQTFVPAVYPGKQK from the coding sequence ATGGACAACAAGCGTTACGAGAAAGAGCTGCTCAGGCTCCAGATCGAGCTGGTCACCATGCTCGAATGGATCAAGCAGCACGGGCTGAAGGTGGTGGTGCTGTTCGAGGGTCGCGACGCGGCGGGCAAGGGCGGCGTCATCAAGCGCATCACCCAGCACCTGAGCCCGCGGATCTGCCGCGTGGTGGCGTTGCCGGCGCCCACCGAACGCGAAAAGACCCAATGGTATTTTCAGCGCTACGTGCCTCACCTGCCGGCCGCGGGGGAGATGGTGCTGTTCGACCGGAGTTGGTACAACCGGGCCGGAGTCGAGAGGGTCATGGGCTTCTGCACCCACGAGGAATACCAGGAGTTCCTGCGTAGCTGCCCGGAGTTCGAGCGCATGCTGGTCCGCTCCGGCATCACCGTGATCAAGTACTGGTTCTCGATCTCCGACGAGGAACAGGAACGGCGCTTCCGGAGCCGGCTCCAGCTCAAGCACAAACGCTGGAAGCTGAGCCCGATGGACCTGGAATCACGGCGGCGCTGGGTCGACTATTCGAGGGCCAAGGACGAGATGTTCGCCCACACCGACATCAAGCAGGCACCGTGGTACGTGGTTGAAGCGGACGTGAAGAAACACGCGCGGCTCAACTGCATCAGCCATCTGCTGAGCATGATCCCCTATGAGGATAGGACGCCCGAACCGATCAAGCTGCCTAAACGCACGGATGCCGGCGCCTATGTCCGCCCGCCCATCACGGACCAGACCTTCGTCCCCGCGGTGTATCCCGGGAAGCAAAAGTAG
- a CDS encoding LLM class flavin-dependent oxidoreductase: protein MKFGYYLLNTYVPELDGDSRELYARWLEQIDAAESLGFDSLWVTEHHFRLFGGMMPSPQMLLSAASQRTQRLRLGSAVSLVPMHHPLQIAEEYAMLDLLCDGRVLFGAGRGMSPHEYEVYGYDWSTAQPRLVEALDVIRMAWTEETVEWDGEFFSYHGMTVRPRPRQQPHPPIYVPANRDLDNFRMIGSHGYHLMTLPWIGSNAEQRPRIEVYLESLRDAGYSEEDHDVFVMYPIYVGEDDGHARAEVEDAWHRWREFALDEVRLDPARVPMLDKIYARLAYDAMVQDNRGVFGGPDTCIEHLRSIIDVVGPTHIGLCFHFGGLKQEKVLASMERFSRHVAPAFQDTGPA, encoded by the coding sequence ATGAAGTTCGGATACTACCTGCTCAACACCTACGTTCCCGAGCTGGACGGCGACTCGCGGGAGCTCTACGCGCGCTGGCTGGAACAGATCGATGCCGCCGAGAGCCTGGGCTTCGACAGCCTCTGGGTCACCGAGCATCACTTCCGGCTCTTCGGCGGCATGATGCCCAGCCCGCAGATGCTGCTGTCCGCCGCCTCCCAGCGCACCCAACGCCTCCGGCTCGGTTCAGCGGTGTCCCTCGTGCCCATGCACCACCCGCTTCAGATCGCCGAAGAGTACGCCATGCTCGACCTTCTCTGCGACGGACGGGTGCTCTTCGGTGCCGGCCGGGGCATGAGTCCCCACGAGTACGAGGTGTACGGGTACGACTGGAGCACGGCGCAGCCCCGGCTCGTGGAAGCCCTGGATGTCATCCGCATGGCCTGGACGGAGGAGACCGTGGAGTGGGACGGCGAGTTCTTCAGCTACCACGGCATGACCGTGCGCCCGCGCCCGCGCCAGCAGCCGCATCCGCCCATCTACGTGCCCGCCAACCGCGACCTGGACAACTTCCGCATGATCGGCAGCCACGGCTACCACCTCATGACCCTGCCGTGGATCGGCAGCAACGCCGAGCAGCGTCCGCGCATCGAGGTCTACCTCGAAAGCCTGCGGGACGCCGGGTACTCCGAGGAAGACCACGACGTCTTCGTCATGTACCCGATCTACGTCGGCGAGGACGACGGCCACGCCCGCGCCGAGGTGGAGGACGCCTGGCACCGCTGGCGCGAGTTCGCCCTCGACGAGGTGCGCCTTGACCCCGCGCGCGTGCCCATGCTGGACAAGATCTACGCGCGTCTGGCCTACGACGCCATGGTGCAGGACAACCGCGGCGTGTTCGGCGGCCCCGATACCTGCATCGAGCACCTCCGGTCCATCATCGACGTGGTGGGCCCCACCCACATCGGACTCTGCTTCCACTTCGGCGGCCTCAAGCAGGAGAAGGTCCTGGCATCCATGGAGCGCTTCAGCCGCCACGTGGCGCCGGCGTTCCAGGACACCGGACCCGCGTAG
- a CDS encoding threonine synthase translates to MGRIAALRCPQCGWEAVTDDTFACGACGAVLEAHMDLGHLTRSDVRVIRTSADKSLWRWFDFFPVKNRGSVVSLGEGYTPLTRCRGLGAHLGLERLYVKNDTLLPSGSLKDRSNSVGISRAVELGFGTAAVPSTGNAAASVAAYAAAAGLRSVVLVPAGTDAAKVIQARACGATVVTVDADLDGMGAFYRAAVKEFGWYDCLSTNPYRNEGKKSYAFELFDQLDEHVPHWVIHPTAGGAGLVAMWKGYQELHGLGWVHRFPRLVAAQSAAAAPIVAALESASATVEPVSAGATVAESIRVGNPHALGLRALRAVRASGGTGVALSDEEILVAQGLLARMAGIFAEPAAATSLAAAIRLRGEGVIGADDLVVCNVTGHGLKQVGSVAMSTDALEPIGPDLDVLRERLKATGNEGQP, encoded by the coding sequence ATGGGCAGGATCGCGGCGTTGCGCTGTCCGCAGTGCGGCTGGGAGGCGGTGACCGACGACACCTTCGCGTGCGGCGCGTGCGGCGCCGTGCTGGAGGCGCACATGGACCTCGGGCACCTGACCCGCTCCGACGTGCGCGTCATCCGCACCAGCGCCGACAAGAGCCTGTGGCGCTGGTTCGATTTCTTCCCGGTGAAGAACCGCGGCTCGGTGGTGTCCCTGGGAGAGGGCTACACCCCGCTCACCCGGTGCCGCGGGCTCGGCGCGCACCTGGGGCTGGAGCGCCTCTACGTCAAGAACGACACGCTGCTTCCGTCGGGCTCCCTCAAGGACCGCAGCAACAGCGTGGGCATCTCCCGCGCCGTGGAGCTGGGCTTCGGCACCGCCGCGGTTCCGTCCACCGGCAACGCCGCCGCCTCGGTGGCGGCCTATGCCGCGGCCGCGGGCCTGCGCAGCGTGGTGTTGGTGCCGGCGGGCACGGACGCGGCCAAGGTGATCCAGGCGCGCGCCTGCGGCGCCACCGTCGTGACGGTGGACGCGGACCTCGACGGCATGGGCGCGTTCTACCGGGCGGCGGTCAAGGAGTTCGGCTGGTACGACTGCCTGTCCACGAACCCGTACCGCAACGAGGGCAAGAAGTCCTACGCCTTCGAGCTCTTCGACCAGTTGGACGAGCACGTGCCTCACTGGGTCATTCACCCCACAGCCGGAGGCGCGGGGCTGGTGGCCATGTGGAAGGGCTATCAGGAATTGCACGGCCTCGGCTGGGTGCACCGCTTCCCCCGGTTGGTGGCGGCGCAGAGCGCGGCCGCCGCGCCCATCGTCGCCGCCCTCGAGAGCGCCAGCGCCACCGTGGAGCCCGTGAGCGCGGGGGCCACGGTGGCCGAGAGCATCCGGGTGGGCAACCCGCATGCGCTGGGACTGCGCGCGCTGCGCGCCGTGCGCGCCAGCGGCGGCACCGGCGTGGCGCTGTCGGACGAGGAGATCCTCGTGGCCCAGGGGCTGCTGGCGCGCATGGCCGGCATCTTCGCCGAGCCCGCCGCCGCCACGTCTCTGGCCGCGGCCATCCGCCTGCGCGGCGAGGGCGTCATCGGCGCCGACGACCTGGTGGTGTGCAACGTCACCGGCCACGGGTTGAAGCAGGTCGGCAGCGTCGCCATGTCCACCGACGCGTTGGAGCCGATCGGGCCTGATCTGGATGTGTTGAGGGAGAGGCTGAAGGCAACGGGAAACGAAGGACAGCCATGA